The proteins below are encoded in one region of Sedimentibacter sp. zth1:
- a CDS encoding ATP-binding protein produces MKNRIAFKLTLYFTLALLVFLLIFSGIFIFLFKRNTVELNKIELEKRATKISETLSPIIEGNTIKVQGKGYGAYIKFLNDIAMADVWIVDENLNIITSGKGLHSQYSFSELPLNAENIVKDVFKGKTAFSESFSSILDTSVLTVGTPIISSNDIVIGVVLLHSPINGINLVIAKGIFILSLSVGIALIIAVLLSITFSVIFTKPLNKMNNTAIKLADGNYTVKNNIKQGDEIGTLANNMDILSDRLYLSSKESEKLEQLRRDFIANISHELRTPITVIRGSLEALNDEVVTEENQVKEYYKQMLNESINLQRLIGDLLDLSRLQNTEFKIEMLDVNIYDVINDIIRSAKNIAKSKNIELLLVNTATNCSICGDYGRLRQMFMTLLDNAIKFSPQNGHINITLSRNESLNISIKDEGIGIEKQDLPYLFERFYKTKAIENTNGTGLGLSIAKQIALRHNAKICVNSLKSKGSEFIVKFPLTILTIHK; encoded by the coding sequence ATGAAAAATAGAATTGCATTTAAACTTACTTTATATTTTACATTAGCACTTTTAGTTTTTTTATTAATTTTTAGTGGTATTTTTATTTTCCTTTTTAAAAGAAATACTGTTGAATTAAATAAGATTGAACTTGAAAAAAGGGCAACAAAAATATCCGAAACCTTATCACCCATTATAGAAGGAAACACAATAAAAGTGCAAGGTAAAGGATACGGAGCTTATATTAAATTTTTAAATGATATAGCTATGGCTGATGTCTGGATTGTGGATGAAAATCTTAATATTATTACAAGTGGCAAAGGACTTCACTCACAATATTCATTTTCTGAGTTGCCGCTAAATGCTGAAAATATTGTTAAAGATGTATTTAAAGGGAAAACGGCTTTTAGCGAAAGTTTTAGCTCTATATTAGATACTTCTGTCCTAACAGTTGGAACACCAATAATATCAAGCAATGATATAGTAATTGGTGTTGTGTTACTTCATTCTCCTATCAATGGAATTAACCTTGTAATAGCAAAGGGTATTTTTATTTTGTCTTTAAGCGTTGGCATTGCTTTAATTATTGCTGTTTTACTTTCAATAACTTTTTCTGTAATCTTTACTAAACCTTTGAACAAGATGAATAATACTGCAATAAAACTGGCAGACGGCAATTATACTGTAAAAAATAATATTAAGCAAGGTGATGAAATCGGTACTCTTGCGAATAACATGGATATTCTTTCTGATAGGCTTTATTTATCTTCAAAGGAAAGTGAAAAATTAGAGCAATTAAGACGTGATTTTATTGCGAATATTTCACATGAATTAAGAACTCCAATTACAGTTATCCGTGGTTCTCTTGAAGCACTAAATGACGAAGTTGTAACTGAAGAAAATCAAGTAAAAGAATACTATAAGCAAATGTTAAATGAAAGTATAAACTTACAAAGGCTTATAGGAGATTTACTGGACTTATCAAGACTTCAAAATACAGAGTTTAAAATTGAAATGTTAGATGTAAATATTTACGATGTTATCAATGATATTATAAGAAGTGCAAAAAACATAGCTAAGTCAAAAAATATAGAATTATTGTTAGTAAACACCGCTACAAATTGTTCTATTTGTGGTGATTATGGAAGGCTTAGGCAAATGTTTATGACTTTACTTGACAATGCTATTAAATTTTCTCCACAAAATGGTCACATTAATATAACATTATCTAGAAATGAAAGCTTAAATATTTCAATTAAAGATGAAGGTATAGGAATAGAAAAACAAGATTTACCTTATTTATTTGAACGTTTTTATAAAACAAAAGCAATAGAAAACACAAATGGAACTGGGTTAGGTCTATCGATTGCAAAACAAATTGCGCTTAGACACAATGCGAAAATATGCGTAAATAGTTTAAAAAGCAAGGGAAGTGAGTTTATAGTGAAATTCCCTCTGACAATATTAACTATACACAAATAA
- a CDS encoding MarR family winged helix-turn-helix transcriptional regulator, whose protein sequence is MEETSKALEILRTFREVMKTLKKNIKCQYKEVNLTGAQGMMMGILAHNEKMKISDLSEKLNLSNSTVSGIVDRLEKQGLVERVRSKEDRRVVYVNITPEFKKIAEEKFKEAEKEIEIKMSRASDEELDRILQGLNSLKKILD, encoded by the coding sequence ATGGAAGAAACATCTAAAGCATTAGAAATACTTAGAACTTTTAGAGAAGTAATGAAGACTCTAAAGAAAAATATAAAGTGTCAATATAAAGAAGTAAATCTAACTGGTGCTCAAGGGATGATGATGGGAATTTTGGCTCATAATGAAAAAATGAAGATTAGTGATTTAAGTGAGAAACTTAATTTATCTAACAGTACCGTTTCAGGAATAGTAGATAGACTTGAAAAGCAAGGATTAGTTGAAAGAGTAAGAAGCAAAGAAGATAGAAGAGTAGTATATGTTAATATTACACCAGAATTCAAAAAAATTGCTGAAGAAAAATTTAAAGAAGCAGAGAAAGAGATTGAAATAAAAATGAGTAGAGCCAGCGACGAAGAGTTGGATAGAATACTTCAAGGATTAAATAGTCTAAAAAAAATACTAGACTAG